A single region of the Streptomyces sp. ITFR-16 genome encodes:
- a CDS encoding MFS transporter, which yields MSEARTASVQSVEGKGRRGAPQPDGRSVAPLWWVWLAAWPVTAVFVLSNAATPLYVLWQRDIGFSKGTLTVVFAFYIVGLVGSLLVSGVVSDRVGRKPVLLPALGLALAACLIFATAGSVGALIVARLFTGIAVGAVVSAGMAAVTDVAGPERKRIAALLASCAMVFGAGLGPLLAGVLSETAPAPTVTVFAVEAVLLLTAVFAVLRMPVRRPAVRAKGAWMRVPGVPRGNGRQLALGTAVFAPGITATSFVLSLGPSLLSGLLGTTSRIVAGAMAFAMFLTATGVQFAVQRLSRRAVLTAGAASTALSMIALIAAVRSSEVAVLIASALLAGAGQGMGQLGGLSLLNSGVPPRRLAEANAALNVGGYIPAGILPVSAGYLSDAVGLTNGATIFGAVLLGLAVVGGLIVRTTRRQVTDPA from the coding sequence ATGTCCGAGGCCCGGACCGCGTCCGTCCAGTCCGTCGAGGGGAAGGGGCGAAGAGGTGCACCGCAACCCGACGGGCGGTCCGTCGCGCCGCTGTGGTGGGTGTGGCTGGCGGCCTGGCCGGTCACCGCCGTGTTCGTGCTCTCGAACGCGGCGACACCGCTGTATGTGCTGTGGCAGCGCGATATCGGGTTCTCCAAGGGCACCCTGACCGTGGTGTTCGCCTTCTACATCGTCGGCCTCGTCGGCTCGCTCCTCGTCTCCGGCGTGGTCTCCGACCGTGTCGGCCGCAAGCCCGTTCTGCTGCCCGCCCTGGGGCTCGCGCTGGCTGCCTGCCTGATCTTCGCGACAGCCGGCAGTGTGGGCGCGCTGATCGTCGCGAGGCTCTTCACCGGGATCGCGGTCGGCGCCGTCGTCTCGGCCGGCATGGCTGCCGTCACCGACGTCGCAGGTCCCGAGCGCAAGCGGATCGCCGCGCTGCTCGCCTCCTGCGCGATGGTCTTCGGAGCCGGGCTCGGCCCTCTGCTGGCCGGCGTGCTCTCCGAGACGGCGCCCGCGCCGACCGTCACCGTCTTCGCCGTCGAAGCTGTCCTTCTGCTCACCGCGGTGTTCGCGGTGCTGCGCATGCCCGTGCGCCGACCCGCAGTGCGTGCCAAGGGCGCCTGGATGCGTGTGCCCGGAGTCCCGCGTGGCAACGGACGTCAACTGGCCCTCGGGACAGCGGTTTTCGCGCCGGGCATCACCGCCACCTCCTTCGTGCTCTCGCTCGGGCCCTCCCTTCTGTCCGGACTGCTCGGCACGACCAGCCGGATCGTCGCCGGAGCCATGGCGTTCGCGATGTTCCTCACCGCCACCGGCGTGCAGTTCGCCGTGCAGCGGCTGAGCCGGCGTGCCGTCCTCACGGCCGGCGCGGCGAGCACCGCACTGAGCATGATCGCGCTCATTGCCGCCGTCCGGTCCTCGGAGGTGGCGGTGCTGATCGCCTCCGCCCTGCTCGCCGGCGCCGGTCAGGGCATGGGCCAGCTCGGAGGCCTGTCACTGCTCAATTCCGGTGTCCCGCCGCGGCGTCTGGCCGAGGCCAACGCCGCGCTCAACGTGGGTGGTTACATCCCCGCGGGGATCCTGCCGGTCTCGGCCGGATACCTCAGCGACGCGGTGGGGCTGACGAACGGCGCGACGATCTTCGGCGCCGTCCTGCTGGGCCTCGCGGTCGTCGGCGGTCTGATCGTCCGGACCACGCGAAGGCAGGTGACGGACCCGGCATGA
- a CDS encoding cytochrome P450 — translation MSEQPILVLDPYGSDRHAEYQALRERGPATKVDILGVTAWSITDPALLKELLTSSQVSKDAKAHWPAFAETVATWPLALWVAVNNMFTAYGGDHRRLRRMVAPAFSARRIQDLRTSVEKVVSGLLDELGSRPAGEVTDLRKELAYPLPIAVIGQLMGVPEDQLDGFRAVVDGVFDTTLTIEEATANTAGLYGALDALIESKRAEPGDDMTSLLIASRDEEGDGGGLTGEELRDTLLLMISAGYDTTVNVIDQAITALLTDPAQLAHLRAGRADWNSVVEETLRHEPAVKHLPLRYAVSDIPLPDGGQIARGEAILVSYAAANRHPDWHGESADTFDVTRPTKDHLAFGHGVHFCLGAPLARLEVATALQQLFDRFPDAELALPANELQPLPSLISNGHQTLPVRLRPVAG, via the coding sequence ATGTCCGAGCAGCCGATACTCGTCCTCGACCCCTACGGCTCCGACCGCCACGCCGAGTACCAGGCCCTGCGCGAGCGCGGTCCGGCGACGAAGGTGGACATCCTCGGGGTGACCGCGTGGTCCATCACGGACCCCGCGCTTCTCAAGGAGCTCCTCACCAGCTCACAGGTCTCCAAGGACGCCAAGGCCCACTGGCCGGCCTTCGCCGAGACGGTGGCCACCTGGCCGCTCGCGCTCTGGGTCGCGGTGAACAACATGTTCACCGCGTACGGCGGCGACCACCGCCGGCTGCGCCGCATGGTGGCCCCCGCGTTCAGCGCCCGCCGCATCCAGGACCTGCGCACCTCGGTGGAGAAGGTCGTCAGCGGCCTCCTGGACGAGCTCGGCTCCCGGCCCGCCGGCGAGGTGACCGACCTGCGCAAGGAGCTGGCCTACCCGCTGCCGATCGCGGTGATCGGCCAGCTCATGGGCGTACCCGAGGACCAGCTCGACGGCTTCCGCGCCGTGGTCGACGGTGTCTTCGACACCACCCTGACGATCGAGGAGGCCACGGCCAACACGGCCGGGCTGTACGGGGCCCTCGACGCCCTGATCGAGTCCAAGCGCGCCGAGCCGGGCGACGACATGACCTCGCTCCTCATCGCCTCCCGCGACGAGGAGGGCGACGGCGGCGGCCTCACCGGCGAGGAGCTGCGCGACACGCTGCTCCTGATGATCTCCGCGGGCTACGACACCACGGTCAACGTGATCGACCAGGCGATCACGGCCCTGCTGACCGACCCCGCCCAGCTCGCCCACCTGCGGGCCGGCCGCGCGGACTGGAACAGTGTCGTCGAGGAGACCCTGCGCCACGAGCCCGCCGTCAAGCACCTGCCGCTGCGCTACGCCGTCTCGGACATCCCCCTGCCCGACGGCGGGCAGATCGCCCGGGGCGAGGCGATCCTCGTCTCCTACGCCGCCGCCAACCGCCACCCAGACTGGCACGGCGAGAGCGCCGACACCTTCGATGTCACCCGCCCCACCAAGGACCACCTGGCCTTCGGCCACGGCGTCCACTTCTGCCTCGGCGCCCCCCTGGCCCGCCTGGAGGTCGCCACGGCCCTCCAGCAGCTCTTCGACCGCTTCCCCGACGCGGAGCTCGCCCTCCCGGCGAACGAACTCCAGCCCCTCCCGTCCCTGATCAGCAACGGCCACCAGACCCTGCCGGTACGGCTGCGACCGGTGGCGGGCTGA
- a CDS encoding roadblock/LC7 domain-containing protein, which yields MSDTHSNTLGWLLDEQLGSVDGVRYAVLMSGDGLLKARTKTIGQEDGEKLAALTASLRASGRAWDDFTGGQGVRQQLIESVANIGLTTAAGQNTMLSVVTDGPHADVGLISHHMALLVVRLGEQLGTKERTPLLQPENGSVA from the coding sequence ATGTCGGACACCCACTCGAACACCTTGGGCTGGCTGCTTGACGAGCAGCTGGGATCCGTGGACGGCGTCCGGTACGCCGTGCTGATGAGCGGCGACGGACTGCTCAAGGCCCGGACCAAGACCATCGGTCAGGAGGACGGCGAGAAGCTGGCCGCCCTGACCGCCTCGCTGCGGGCATCGGGCCGCGCGTGGGACGACTTCACGGGCGGGCAGGGCGTACGCCAGCAGCTGATCGAGTCCGTCGCGAACATCGGACTGACCACCGCGGCCGGGCAGAACACGATGCTCTCCGTCGTCACCGACGGCCCGCACGCCGACGTCGGCCTGATCAGCCACCACATGGCCCTGCTCGTCGTGCGCCTGGGCGAACAGCTCGGCACCAAGGAGCGCACGCCGCTCCTGCAGCCGGAGAACGGCTCCGTGGCATGA
- a CDS encoding cytochrome P450, whose translation MNTSPPNSTDDPPHRLDPAGGCPHAANARLLARGAVTPVVLPGEVPGMAVLGHDALKEFLAHPDVAKNAQHFTALQAGEIADGWPLKTFATVQGMTTADGADHRRLRSLMSKAFTARRVEELRPRIQQLTLRLLDGLEAATTGDGVVDLRTHFALPLPMGVICELLGVDGAHHGRLHDLSNQIVATDIGPAEAMAANREMVEILSAVAAARMADPGDDLTSAMIAAREESGDRFSPHELIGTLMLTIIAGHETTLNLITNAVRALCTHRDQLDLVLSGGASWADVVEETLRWDSPVSYFPFRYPTRDLTLDGTVIPQGTPVLAGYSAAGRDTRAHGPDAARFDITRAGASRHLSLGHGAHYCMGAPLARLEATTALEQLFTRFPALDLALPDTELPRHASFVGNSVRRLPVRLRA comes from the coding sequence TTGAACACATCACCGCCGAACTCCACGGACGACCCTCCGCACCGCCTGGACCCCGCAGGGGGCTGCCCGCACGCGGCCAACGCCCGGCTGCTGGCCCGGGGAGCGGTGACGCCGGTGGTCCTCCCCGGCGAGGTGCCGGGGATGGCCGTGCTGGGCCACGACGCGCTGAAGGAATTCCTCGCGCACCCCGATGTCGCCAAGAACGCGCAGCACTTCACCGCGCTCCAGGCCGGGGAGATCGCCGACGGCTGGCCGCTGAAGACGTTCGCCACGGTGCAGGGGATGACGACCGCGGACGGCGCCGACCACCGGCGGCTGCGGTCGCTGATGAGCAAGGCGTTCACGGCCCGGCGCGTGGAGGAACTGCGCCCGCGCATCCAGCAGTTGACGCTCCGCCTGCTGGACGGCCTGGAGGCGGCCACCACCGGGGACGGCGTCGTCGATCTGCGCACCCACTTCGCGCTGCCGCTGCCGATGGGCGTCATCTGCGAACTGCTGGGCGTGGACGGGGCCCACCACGGCCGGCTGCACGACCTCTCCAACCAGATCGTGGCCACGGACATCGGCCCGGCCGAGGCGATGGCGGCCAACCGGGAGATGGTGGAGATCCTGAGCGCGGTCGCGGCCGCCCGGATGGCCGATCCCGGGGACGACCTCACCAGCGCGATGATCGCGGCCCGCGAGGAGAGCGGCGACCGGTTCAGCCCGCACGAGCTGATCGGCACACTGATGCTGACCATCATCGCGGGCCACGAGACGACGCTGAACCTGATCACGAACGCCGTACGCGCCCTGTGCACCCACCGGGACCAGCTCGACCTGGTCCTCTCCGGCGGGGCAAGCTGGGCCGACGTGGTGGAGGAGACCCTGCGCTGGGACAGCCCGGTCAGCTACTTCCCCTTCCGCTACCCGACCCGCGATCTGACCCTGGACGGCACGGTGATCCCCCAGGGCACCCCGGTCCTCGCGGGCTACTCGGCGGCCGGCCGCGACACGCGGGCCCACGGCCCGGACGCGGCACGTTTCGACATCACCCGCGCCGGCGCGTCCCGCCATCTCTCCCTGGGACACGGCGCGCACTACTGCATGGGTGCGCCCCTGGCCCGTCTGGAGGCCACCACCGCCCTGGAACAGCTCTTCACCCGCTTCCCGGCCCTGGACCTCGCGCTCCCGGACACGGAACTGCCGCGCCATGCCTCGTTCGTGGGAAACAGCGTGCGGAGGTTGCCGGTGCGGCTGAGGGCGTGA
- a CDS encoding cytochrome P450, which translates to MTSPSSAPPAPGRIALYEPGFAADPHAAYARMRATYGPLVPVELSPGVPATLVIGYAQARRILNDPLYFPSDPRVWQQEIPASCPVRPMMEWRPNALRSSGPAHSRYRAANTSAIDAVDQHELRARVEKLASSAIADFIGVGSADVLTQYAWPIAFRILSSLLGCPDEIGARIADGMSRIFEATDAEQGNQILGQAVADLVSLRRHHPDDDITSRLIAHPAQLSDEEMGHQLVTLYGAGIEPLTNLIANTQLKILTDDDFSAGLHAGHSTVRDALDAVLYTDPPMANYCISYPPYPADIDGVLLPAHQPVVISMAACNNDPELTQGQGAIAGNRAHLAWSIGPHTCPARSHAYLIAETAVSYLLDALPEMDLAVPAAELRWRPGPFHRALESLPIVFTASR; encoded by the coding sequence ATGACGTCCCCCAGCTCTGCTCCCCCGGCCCCGGGCAGGATCGCCCTGTACGAACCGGGCTTCGCCGCCGACCCGCACGCCGCCTACGCGCGGATGCGGGCGACGTACGGCCCCCTGGTGCCCGTCGAGCTGTCCCCCGGCGTCCCCGCCACCCTGGTGATCGGCTACGCCCAGGCCCGCCGCATCCTCAACGACCCGCTGTACTTCCCCTCCGACCCCCGGGTCTGGCAGCAGGAGATCCCGGCCTCGTGCCCGGTGCGCCCGATGATGGAGTGGCGGCCCAACGCACTGCGGAGCAGCGGCCCGGCGCACTCCCGCTACCGGGCGGCGAACACCTCCGCCATCGACGCCGTCGACCAGCACGAGCTGCGGGCCCGGGTGGAGAAGCTCGCCTCGAGCGCGATAGCCGACTTCATCGGTGTCGGCAGCGCCGATGTGCTCACCCAGTACGCCTGGCCGATCGCCTTCCGGATCCTGAGCTCGCTGCTGGGCTGCCCCGACGAGATCGGGGCGCGCATCGCCGACGGCATGTCGCGGATCTTCGAGGCCACCGACGCCGAGCAGGGCAACCAGATCCTCGGCCAGGCCGTGGCCGACCTCGTCTCGCTGCGCCGGCACCACCCCGACGACGACATCACCTCCCGCCTCATCGCCCACCCGGCGCAGCTGAGCGACGAGGAGATGGGCCACCAGCTCGTCACGCTGTACGGCGCCGGCATCGAGCCGCTGACCAACCTCATCGCCAACACCCAGCTGAAGATCCTCACCGACGACGACTTCTCCGCCGGGCTGCACGCGGGCCACTCCACCGTGCGCGACGCCCTGGACGCCGTCCTCTACACGGACCCGCCGATGGCGAACTACTGCATCAGCTACCCGCCCTACCCGGCGGACATCGACGGGGTGCTGCTCCCGGCCCACCAGCCCGTCGTCATCTCGATGGCGGCCTGCAACAACGACCCCGAGCTCACCCAGGGCCAAGGCGCCATCGCGGGCAACCGGGCCCATCTGGCCTGGAGCATCGGCCCGCACACCTGCCCGGCCCGCTCCCACGCCTATCTCATCGCCGAGACGGCGGTCAGCTACCTCCTGGACGCCCTGCCCGAGATGGACCTCGCGGTCCCCGCCGCCGAGCTGCGCTGGCGGCCGGGTCCCTTCCACCGCGCTCTGGAATCCCTCCCCATCGTCTTCACCGCCTCCCGATGA
- a CDS encoding DUF742 domain-containing protein, with protein sequence MVRPYVRTGGRVRPDRDVRLESVVVATTGATQELGPDTRRVMSLFAVGRGGLAVADIAAALQLPPSTIRILVSSLMDSGHLASPAPAEADQPENDILQKVLDGLRELV encoded by the coding sequence ATGGTCAGGCCCTACGTCCGTACGGGCGGACGGGTCCGCCCTGACCGGGACGTGCGCCTGGAGAGCGTCGTCGTCGCCACGACCGGCGCCACCCAGGAACTGGGGCCGGACACCCGCCGGGTGATGAGCCTGTTCGCGGTGGGCCGGGGCGGTCTCGCGGTGGCGGACATCGCCGCCGCGCTCCAGCTGCCGCCCTCCACCATCCGCATCCTCGTCTCCTCCCTCATGGACAGCGGCCACCTGGCCAGCCCGGCCCCCGCCGAGGCCGACCAGCCCGAAAACGACATCCTGCAGAAGGTGCTTGATGGACTACGAGAACTGGTCTGA
- a CDS encoding ArsR/SmtB family transcription factor, which translates to MHCRPKEPPVSPTAGHAFKVIAAPSELPEPLPEPAVDDLRLETVLGALSDPLRLTVVRKLLLESEAFDHTCGWFGFDRPKSSLTHHFKALREAGVTRQRQYGLERRSHVRVDDLNTRFPGLLDLVAAWTPQG; encoded by the coding sequence ATGCATTGCCGTCCTAAGGAGCCGCCTGTGTCCCCGACCGCCGGGCATGCCTTCAAGGTGATCGCCGCACCGTCCGAACTGCCCGAACCGCTGCCGGAACCGGCCGTCGACGACCTGCGTCTCGAAACCGTGCTGGGCGCGCTCAGCGACCCGCTCCGCCTGACCGTCGTCCGCAAACTCCTCCTGGAGTCCGAGGCCTTCGATCACACCTGCGGCTGGTTCGGTTTCGACCGGCCCAAGTCATCCCTCACCCACCACTTCAAGGCACTGCGCGAGGCGGGCGTCACGCGCCAGCGCCAGTACGGACTCGAGCGCCGCAGCCACGTACGCGTCGACGACCTGAACACACGCTTCCCCGGCCTCCTCGACCTGGTCGCGGCCTGGACCCCGCAGGGCTGA
- a CDS encoding FAD-dependent monooxygenase translates to MRGGSIAVVGGSIAGCATALAASRGGAGKVTVFERADAELRDRGVGIALHSDRYDELRDAGYVAPEMPWAPLDQRVWSVRDGDAEHGRAIGEQPFPFRAYNWGSLWSELRRRVPEGVTYRSGAVVTGVEPDDDGVTLRLADGYEEHFDVVIGADGYRSVVREAMFPGITPSYAGYIGWRGTSSDVEGLPSDGRSAHNIVFPGGHCMIYRIPDGDGGHRLNWVLYTAPPQVDGLHPDLRTPTSLPPGRLNAELTAHLRALVAENFPSYWAARVLRTPAETTFIQPIYDLEVPHYTSGRMALVGDAASVARPHIGGGSVKALQDATALEAAWVAGESWKEVLDRYDAGRGAVGAAMVALARRMGSAQVEDTPDWSAMEQAEFDAWWQDQNSGSDRRSGFGGHSLKVK, encoded by the coding sequence ATGCGTGGAGGCAGCATCGCCGTGGTCGGCGGCAGCATAGCGGGGTGTGCCACGGCCCTGGCCGCGTCGCGCGGGGGCGCCGGCAAGGTCACCGTCTTCGAGCGCGCCGACGCCGAACTCCGGGACCGCGGCGTGGGTATCGCCCTGCACAGCGACCGCTACGACGAGCTGAGGGACGCCGGTTACGTGGCCCCCGAGATGCCCTGGGCGCCGCTGGACCAGCGCGTGTGGAGCGTGCGCGACGGCGACGCGGAGCACGGGCGGGCCATCGGTGAGCAGCCGTTTCCCTTCCGCGCCTACAACTGGGGCTCCCTGTGGAGCGAGCTGCGCCGCCGGGTGCCCGAGGGCGTCACGTACCGCTCCGGCGCCGTGGTCACCGGTGTGGAGCCGGACGACGACGGAGTGACGCTGCGGCTGGCCGACGGATACGAGGAGCACTTCGACGTCGTGATCGGCGCCGACGGCTACCGCTCCGTCGTCCGCGAGGCCATGTTCCCCGGCATCACGCCCTCGTACGCCGGGTACATCGGCTGGCGCGGCACCTCGTCCGACGTCGAGGGCCTGCCCTCGGACGGGCGTTCCGCGCACAACATCGTCTTCCCCGGCGGCCACTGCATGATCTACCGCATCCCGGACGGCGACGGCGGGCACCGGCTCAACTGGGTGCTCTACACCGCGCCCCCGCAGGTCGACGGTCTCCACCCCGATCTGCGGACCCCGACCTCGCTTCCGCCGGGCAGGCTCAACGCGGAACTCACCGCGCACCTGCGCGCACTTGTGGCTGAAAACTTTCCCTCGTACTGGGCGGCCAGAGTGCTGCGCACGCCCGCCGAGACCACTTTCATCCAGCCGATCTACGACCTGGAGGTCCCGCACTACACCTCCGGGCGGATGGCGCTCGTCGGCGACGCGGCGAGTGTGGCCCGGCCGCACATCGGCGGCGGCAGCGTGAAGGCGCTCCAGGACGCCACCGCGCTGGAGGCCGCCTGGGTGGCGGGGGAGAGCTGGAAGGAGGTCCTGGACCGGTACGACGCCGGCCGGGGCGCGGTCGGGGCGGCCATGGTCGCGCTCGCCCGCCGCATGGGCAGCGCCCAGGTCGAGGACACCCCGGACTGGTCGGCCATGGAGCAGGCGGAGTTCGACGCGTGGTGGCAGGACCAGAACAGCGGCTCCGACCGGCGCAGCGGCTTCGGCGGCCACAGCCTGAAGGTCAAGTAG
- a CDS encoding ATP/GTP-binding protein, translated as MDYENWSDSPAAVSYVPTTVTQSAKIVIAGGFGVGKTTFIGSVSEVRPLRMEEPITEDSVGVDDLRGKPNKTTTTVGMDFGRIHLAQGALALYLFGLPGQVRFQPLWEDMAQGALGCLVLADTRDLDASHGALGLLESQGIPYAVAINVFPGAPEYSPDELRQALALDPETPLTTCDALDRASCIYALITLTEYLAARRAAISLEPTP; from the coding sequence ATGGACTACGAGAACTGGTCTGATTCACCGGCCGCCGTCTCGTACGTGCCGACGACGGTGACCCAGTCCGCGAAGATCGTGATAGCCGGCGGCTTCGGCGTCGGCAAGACGACCTTCATCGGCAGCGTCTCCGAGGTCAGGCCGCTGCGGATGGAAGAGCCGATCACCGAGGACAGCGTCGGTGTGGACGACCTGCGCGGCAAGCCGAACAAGACCACCACGACCGTGGGCATGGACTTCGGCCGTATCCACCTGGCGCAGGGCGCGCTCGCCCTGTACCTGTTCGGGCTGCCCGGGCAGGTCCGCTTCCAGCCGCTGTGGGAGGACATGGCGCAGGGCGCGCTCGGCTGTCTCGTCCTCGCCGACACCCGCGACCTCGACGCCAGCCACGGCGCCCTCGGGCTGCTGGAGTCCCAGGGCATCCCGTACGCCGTCGCGATCAACGTCTTCCCCGGCGCCCCCGAATACAGCCCCGACGAGCTCCGCCAGGCACTCGCCCTGGACCCGGAGACGCCGCTGACGACGTGCGACGCCCTCGATCGCGCGTCGTGCATCTACGCCCTCATCACGCTCACGGAATACCTTGCCGCGCGCCGCGCGGCCATCTCCCTGGAGCCCACGCCATGA
- a CDS encoding ATP-binding protein yields the protein MTELILTLVALAAGAGASLHFARRARAQQRRADELQHQREQLTQQLRAAEQFVAYIAHTVIQAAASEAQTGRPYQLDLAIPPQLAHTQLANGLSALAGQVRSAITMTGQLAHNAAEEQLAQVWAETERQVAQAKQESVDVARAAVRAFASSTVQRAAKLSSTISSGVRRHVSDDAYATLVEMDHLAQQMLLTASGYGVLAGDKLSRRWPATTLTDVVRTAMGRVEGYQRIQHTDLESFAVQSQAVEAVVHALAVLLDNALRYSPPNARVHVSLEHGANAAFLVVDDAGLRMEDERLTWAREVMSGEQRDDITKLGAYPQTGLRVASVLAAQYGFRVELTAPNLYGGTRAIIVLPQELLTTPQPARPVSAQPVPAVRRAAVAAAPSPSPSYRESQVPSPSQPEQAPRQEPEREPQPSAASTTPSGLTVRKRAVRPAATRPGPEPVEPGSPAVAAAWLAGSRGIRDNQNTPRTDEGR from the coding sequence ATGACCGAACTGATACTGACCCTGGTCGCGCTGGCGGCCGGTGCCGGCGCGTCGCTCCACTTCGCGCGCAGGGCCCGCGCCCAGCAGCGCCGCGCCGACGAACTCCAGCACCAGCGCGAGCAGCTGACCCAGCAGCTGCGGGCTGCCGAGCAGTTCGTGGCGTACATCGCGCACACCGTCATCCAGGCGGCCGCTTCGGAGGCGCAGACGGGCCGTCCGTACCAACTCGACCTCGCGATACCCCCGCAGCTGGCCCACACCCAGCTCGCCAACGGTCTCAGCGCCCTCGCCGGCCAGGTCCGCTCCGCCATCACCATGACCGGCCAGCTCGCGCACAACGCGGCCGAGGAACAGCTGGCCCAGGTCTGGGCGGAGACCGAGCGCCAGGTCGCCCAGGCCAAGCAGGAGTCGGTGGACGTGGCCCGGGCCGCCGTGCGGGCCTTCGCCTCCAGCACGGTGCAGCGCGCCGCGAAGCTGAGCAGCACGATCAGCTCGGGCGTGCGCCGGCATGTGTCGGACGACGCGTACGCGACGCTGGTCGAGATGGACCACCTGGCCCAGCAGATGCTGCTCACCGCGTCCGGGTACGGCGTGCTGGCCGGTGACAAGCTCTCGCGGCGCTGGCCCGCGACCACCCTCACCGACGTCGTGCGCACCGCCATGGGCCGCGTCGAGGGCTATCAGCGCATCCAGCACACGGACCTGGAGTCCTTCGCGGTGCAGAGCCAGGCGGTGGAGGCGGTCGTCCACGCCCTGGCCGTCCTGCTCGACAACGCGCTGCGGTACTCACCGCCCAACGCCCGGGTGCACGTCTCCCTGGAGCACGGGGCGAACGCCGCCTTCCTGGTCGTGGACGACGCCGGCCTCCGGATGGAGGACGAGCGGCTGACCTGGGCGCGCGAGGTGATGTCCGGCGAACAGCGCGACGACATCACCAAGCTGGGCGCCTACCCGCAGACCGGTCTGCGGGTCGCCTCGGTGCTCGCCGCCCAGTACGGCTTCCGCGTCGAGCTGACGGCGCCGAACCTGTACGGCGGCACCCGCGCGATCATCGTGCTGCCGCAGGAGCTGCTGACGACGCCTCAGCCGGCCCGGCCGGTCTCCGCGCAGCCCGTGCCCGCCGTCCGCAGGGCCGCCGTGGCGGCCGCCCCGTCGCCCTCGCCGTCGTACCGGGAGTCGCAGGTGCCGTCACCGTCACAGCCGGAGCAGGCCCCGCGGCAGGAGCCCGAGCGGGAGCCGCAGCCGTCGGCCGCGTCCACGACGCCCAGCGGACTCACCGTCCGCAAGCGCGCGGTGCGCCCCGCCGCCACCCGGCCGGGCCCGGAGCCGGTGGAGCCGGGCAGTCCCGCCGTGGCCGCCGCCTGGCTGGCCGGCAGCCGCGGCATCCGGGACAACCAGAACACCCCCCGTACGGACGAAGGACGTTGA